From one Salmo salar chromosome ssa09, Ssal_v3.1, whole genome shotgun sequence genomic stretch:
- the LOC106611646 gene encoding RE1-silencing transcription factor gives MASQTVYPMGLVMFSTSVGMPMAEDAQGLAELPHNELPAPQLVMLANVACENPAEGKEMMELQTVGSYSDSEDENIIRYSYDSHEREMCIVEYPESPRAALSQVEAIDEEEEGIDLSKPSDQRPFSPSTPTTPSTRLGMIMESAKKKKPLFCKPCNYQAQCEKEFVTHIQIHSANRMIAVKRMVGDKAREKETLAGPDQEAQSGDGGANNKGLIRCERCGYNTNRYDHYMAHLKHHEKEGDDQRVYKCTICTYTTVSQYHWKKHLRNHFPSKLFTCNQCSYFSDRKNNYVQHIRTHTGERPFRCPYCEYSSSQKTHLTRHMRTHSGERPFKCDRCNYLAANQHEVTRHSRQVHNGPKPLCCPHCPYKTADRSNYKKHVELHLNPRQFLCPVCKYAASKKCNLQYHIKSRHPGCPQIAMDVSKVKLRVKKPDSDEFTDEYAMVNGIAKFELSAIDGDEEEGPEISGADKQSSPINLSTKSSKPSTVQAVESMATDKTPKKCDNSPVKETKKSSKPSTVQAVESMAMDKTPRKCDNSPVKETKKSSKPSPVQAVESMAMDKTPRKCDISSVKEIPKKAKDKAEKKVTLKRKSTEMNSEKTKQNVALKESGKETTVVVEIAGNKVKRSPKKQMTGKTSVQDKTEIKEKVQKAGLEEDSAEKSVERLEKDMLERENMEKAKEENKRLEEEKKEQLKTLKNEKEGKENKNAIKSQKSTSKKNEKVVEKTVEKAPQSLGAPVKKQGEKSKTKPVKRKTTEALDLSMKESPDEACTNIKAKRLKIKTADKSQTKASTPRSKTTEPCPASEQKDPVDQMMYSPVVKKLKKTEKSNKKEASPGETKASSEKVNKVCSIIENPFSPPESKTCPATELQPTVVQEEQQASDQETVPSLDTSTGQSPAEERPSNGENNLARQNVSPTKDTTPQAEQAEVADKAEETPTPEGFSSTDESPSPIESDVSRDFRRAQGEPSTPTTPSLELPRPRGKPTETEEDEGIHSHDGGSEISDSASEGSDDSGLNGLAAAAGKLANDPETPTEEIPTPTELKSHMCVFCDRSFPLEAEFRRHLNRHLVNVYYL, from the exons ATGGCTTCTCAGACAGTGTATCCAATGGGATTGGTCATGTTCTCCACCTCAGTTGGCATGCCCATGGCGGAGGATGCCCAGGGGTTGGCTGAGCTTCCACACAACGAGCTGCCGGCCCCGCAGCTGGTCATGCTCGCCAACGTAGCCTGTGAAAACCCAGCAGAAGGGAAGGAGATGATGGAGCTTCAAACTGTCGGCAGCTACTCCGATAGTGAAGACGAGAACATCATCCGATACAGTTACGATAGCcatgagagagagatgtgtatcGTAGAATACCCAGAGTCTCCACGGGCTGCCCTTTCCCAGGTTGAGGCAATAGATGAGGAGGAAGAAGGGATTGACCTGTCCAAACCCTCTGACCAGCGCCCTTTTAGCCCTTCCACCCCTACCACCCCTTCTACACGTCTGGGCATGATCATGGAGTCAGCTAAGAAGAAGAAACCTTTGTTCTGTAAACCCTGCAACTACCAGGCCCAGTGTGAGAAGGAGTTTGTAACCCACATCCAAATCCACAGCGCCAATAGGATGATCGCAGTGAAACGCATGGTGGGGGACAAGGCACGGGAGAAAGAGACGTTGGCGGGACCAGATCAAGAGGCACAGAGCGGTGATGGTGGGGCCAACAACAAAGGGCTGATCCGCTGTGAGCGCTGCGGCTACAACACCAACCGATACGACCATTACATGGCTCACCTCAAGCACCACGAGAAGGAGGGCGACGACCAGAGGGTCTACAAATGCACCATCTGCACGTATACCACTGTCAGCCAGTACCACTGGAAAAAGCACCTCAGGAACCATTTCCCCAGTAAGCTCTTCACCTGCAACCAGTGCAGCTATTTCTCGGACCGTAAGAACAACTACGTGCAGCATATCCGCACTCACACAG GGGAGCGTCCTTTtcgatgtccgtactgtgagtaCTCAAGCTCCCAGAAGACCCATCTTACCAGGCATATGAGAACACACTCGG GTGAAAGGCCTTTCAAATGTGACCGCTGCAACTACCTGGCTGCCAATCAGCATGAGGTGACACGCCATTCCAGACAGGTTCACAATGGACCCAAGCCCCTATGCTGCCCCCACTGCCCATACAAGACGGCTGACCGCAGCAACTACAAAAAGCACGTGGAGCTCCACCTCAACCCGCGTCAGTTCCTTTGCCCTGTCTGCAAGTATGCTGCTTCCAAGAAGTGTAACCTACAATATCACATCAAGTCTAGACACCCTGGCTGCCCACAGATCGCAATGGATGTGTCAAAGGTCAAGCTGCGTGTCAAGAAACCTGATTCTGATGAATTCACAGATGAGTACGCCATGGTGAATGGAATAGCAAAGTTTGAGCTGTCAGCAAttgatggtgatgaggaggagggaccAGAGATCTCTGGAGCTGATAAACAATCAAGCCCTATCAATCTCTCGACCAAGAGCAGCAAACCTAGCACTGTTCAAGCAGTAGAAAGCATGGCAACGGACAAGACCCCCAAGAAATGTGACAACTCTCCTGTCAAAGAGACCAAGAAGAGCAGCAAACCTAGCACTGTTCAAGCAGTAGAAAGCATGGCAATGGACAAGACCCCCAGGAAATGTGACAACTCTCCTGTCAAAGAGACCAAGAAGAGCAGCAAACCTAGCCCTGTTCAAGCAGTAGAAAGCATGGCAATGGACAAGACCCCCAGGAAATGTGACATCTCCTCTGTCAAAGAGATACCTAAAAAGGCAAAGGACAAGGCAGAGAAAAAGGTAACACTGAAACGCAAGAGTACAGAGATGAACAGTGAGAAAACAAAGCAGAATGTTGCCCTGAAGGAGAGCGGGAAGGAGACCACAGTTGTGGTTGAAATAGCAGGCAATAAAGTTAAGAGAAGTCCCAAAAAACAGATGACTGGGAAAACAAGTGTTCAGGATAAGACCGAAATAAAGGAAAAAGTTCAAAAGGCGGGTTTGGAAGAGGACAGTGCTGAGAAATCAGTCGAGAGGTTAGAGAAAGATATGCTAGAGAGGGAGAATATGGAGAAAGCGAAGGAGGAAAACAAGAGGCTGGAGGAGGAGAAAAAAGAGCAGCTGAAGACACTGAAGAATGAGAAAGAAGGAAAAGAGAACAAAAACGCAATAAAATCTCAGAAGAGTACTTCCAAAAAAAATGAGAAAGTGGTTgaaaagactgttgaaaaagcgcCTCAAAGTCTGGGAGCACCAGTGAAAAAACAAGGAGAGAAGAGCAAGACGAAGCCAGTGAAGAGAAAAACTACAGAGGCCTTGGACTTATCAATGAAGGAATCTCCTGATGAGGCCTGCACCAACATTAAGGCCAAACGGTTGAAAATCAAGACTGCTGACAAGTCACAAACAAAAGCCAGTACCCCCCGAAGCAAAACTACTGAGCCTTGCCCAGCGTCCGAGCAGAAGGACCCAGTAGACCAGATGATGTACTCGCCTGTAGTGAAAAAGCTGAAAAAGACCGAAAAGAGCAACAAGAAAGAAGCAAGCCCTGGAGAGACCAAGGCTTCCAGTGAGAAGGTGAACAAGGTGTGTTCCATCATTGAGAACCCCTTTAGCCCCCCTGAAAGCAAAACATGTCCTGCCACAGAGCTTCAGCCAACAGTTGTACAGGAAGAGCAGCAGGCATCTGACCAGGAGACTGTCCCATCTCTGGATACATCTACTGGGCAGAGCCCGGCAGAAGAACGGCCCAGTAATGGGGAAAACAACCTTGCACGGCAAAATGTATCCCCAACCAAGGACACAACCCCACAGGCTGAGCAGGCTGAGGTCGCCGACAAAGCAGAGGAAACTCCTACTCCTGAAGGCTTCAGTAGCACCGACGAGTCCCCATCTCCCATAGAAAGTGACGTCTCTCGCGATTTCAGACGGGCACAGGGAGAACCATCAACACCAACAACACCCTCCCTGGAGCTCCCTAGGCCAAGAGGAAAGCCTACTGAAACCGAGGAAGACGAGGGCATCCACAGCCATGACGGAGGAAGTGAGATCAGTGACAGCGCCTCGGAGGGCAGTGACGATTCAGGGCTCAACGGGCTGGCGGCAGCCGCGGGTAAACTGGCCAATGACCCTGAAACTCCCACAGAAGAGATTCCGACTCCAACTGAACTCAAGAGTCACATGTGCGTCTTCTGTGACCGTAGCTTCCCCTTGGAGGCGGAGTTCCGTCGGCACCTGAATCGGCACCTGGTGAATGTGTATTATCTTTGA